From Enterococcus mediterraneensis, the proteins below share one genomic window:
- a CDS encoding site-specific integrase, producing the protein MTKKKEILFCDYFENWIETYKVGAIADVTLKKYYMTAKQLRSICPKLFMSDFDRNEYQKIINEYAKTHEKQTVTDFHHQIKGCIVDAFHDGILAKDPTYRAVIKGREPREKRPKFLQKEELTKLLHSLDLTHGINRDWFILLLAKTGMRFAECLAITPADFDWTTNHLTIDKTWDYKRTTGGFKKTKTESSVRKIAIDWQIVGQFKPLLNGLPPNEPIFVEKLENGQYKRQYNSTYVNYMVTKCKTLGIPQIGLHALRHTHASVLLAEGVSIQTISSRLGHADVGVTQETYAHVLDELKKKDDQKMMSVLMQIA; encoded by the coding sequence ATGACAAAAAAGAAAGAAATTTTATTTTGCGATTATTTCGAAAACTGGATTGAAACATATAAAGTCGGCGCTATTGCAGATGTCACGTTGAAAAAATATTACATGACCGCAAAGCAGCTAAGAAGTATCTGCCCTAAACTATTCATGTCGGATTTTGACAGAAACGAGTATCAGAAAATTATCAATGAGTATGCCAAGACACACGAGAAACAAACGGTTACTGATTTTCACCATCAAATCAAAGGTTGTATCGTGGACGCGTTTCATGATGGGATCCTGGCGAAAGATCCTACTTATCGGGCGGTGATTAAAGGCAGAGAGCCTAGAGAAAAACGACCAAAATTTCTGCAAAAAGAAGAGCTGACAAAACTGCTCCACTCGCTGGATCTCACACACGGAATCAATCGAGATTGGTTTATCTTGCTGCTGGCAAAAACAGGTATGCGATTTGCCGAATGTTTGGCTATCACGCCGGCTGATTTTGATTGGACCACTAACCATTTAACTATCGATAAGACGTGGGATTACAAACGGACGACCGGCGGGTTTAAGAAAACCAAAACGGAAAGTAGCGTACGAAAAATCGCAATTGATTGGCAGATTGTGGGGCAGTTTAAGCCACTTTTGAATGGGTTACCACCAAATGAGCCAATCTTCGTCGAAAAACTAGAAAACGGGCAATATAAGCGGCAATATAATTCCACTTATGTCAATTACATGGTGACGAAGTGTAAGACGCTAGGAATTCCGCAAATAGGGCTACATGCCCTACGCCACACACATGCTAGTGTCTTACTAGCCGAAGGCGTGTCTATTCAAACGATTTCTTCCCGATTGGGGCATGCGGATGTGGGAGTGACACAAGAGACTTATGCGCATGTTTTAGACGAGCTGAAGAAAAAAGACGATCAAAAAATGATGAGTGTGTTGATGCAGATAGCTTAA
- the ssb gene encoding single-stranded DNA-binding protein, which yields MINQVVLVGRLTKDPDLRYTASGAATASFTLAVNRNFTNQSGEREADFINCVIWRKAAENLANYAKKGSLVGVTGRIQTRSYENQQGQRVYVTEVVVESFSLLESKREGSNSQTSGRSQGAEGNYSRSSQSSYSATSDPFSGAVDIDESNLPF from the coding sequence ATGATTAATCAAGTAGTTTTAGTTGGGCGATTAACAAAAGATCCTGATTTACGGTATACAGCAAGTGGTGCGGCAACAGCAAGTTTTACGCTTGCTGTGAACCGCAATTTCACTAACCAAAGCGGAGAACGTGAAGCGGACTTCATCAACTGTGTGATTTGGCGCAAGGCGGCTGAAAATCTAGCCAATTACGCGAAGAAGGGTTCGCTGGTCGGTGTCACAGGACGTATCCAAACACGTTCTTATGAGAATCAACAGGGGCAGCGTGTGTATGTGACTGAGGTTGTAGTCGAATCGTTTAGCCTGCTAGAAAGCAAGCGTGAGGGTTCGAATAGCCAAACGTCAGGGCGTTCGCAGGGTGCAGAGGGGAATTATTCCCGTAGCAGTCAAAGTAGTTACAGCGCAACGTCAGACCCGTTTTCAGGCGCAGTCGATATTGATGAATCAAATTTGCCGTTTTAG
- a CDS encoding HNH endonuclease: MSNRKGIGKKLRFEIFKRDSFKCQYCGKSAPDVILEVDHIVPVSKGGDNDSSNLITSCRDCNRGKTNIELSDDSALAKQKQQLEELNERRIQLEMMIDWRQSLKKMDDDVIDVLAEEFEEVTGYEVSETGKKSIKKWLKQYSYIELSEAIDKSALSYEDASQAFSKIPSVAYWSKNPQDELMKELYYIRGIMRNRFNYVDDRLAIVALKNACQSSDDIDELREIALNASNWTSWKRMMEERGFSVEY; encoded by the coding sequence ATGTCGAATCGCAAAGGTATAGGAAAAAAATTACGTTTTGAAATATTTAAAAGGGACTCCTTTAAATGCCAATACTGTGGGAAGTCAGCGCCGGATGTGATTTTAGAAGTCGATCATATCGTTCCTGTCTCTAAAGGTGGAGACAACGACAGTAGCAACTTGATTACTTCCTGTCGAGACTGTAACAGAGGGAAAACCAACATCGAATTATCAGATGATTCAGCTCTTGCTAAGCAAAAGCAACAACTAGAAGAGCTGAACGAAAGAAGAATACAGCTTGAGATGATGATCGATTGGCGGCAGAGCCTTAAAAAGATGGATGATGATGTGATCGATGTCTTGGCAGAAGAATTCGAAGAGGTCACAGGGTATGAGGTTAGCGAAACTGGGAAAAAATCGATAAAAAAATGGCTGAAACAATACTCTTACATTGAGCTATCAGAAGCTATTGATAAATCTGCTTTGAGTTACGAGGACGCCAGCCAAGCATTCAGCAAAATTCCGAGTGTGGCTTACTGGTCTAAAAATCCACAGGATGAGTTGATGAAAGAACTTTACTACATCCGCGGCATTATGAGAAACAGATTTAATTATGTTGACGATAGACTAGCGATTGTCGCTTTGAAAAACGCTTGTCAATCAAGCGATGATATAGACGAATTGAGAGAGATTGCGTTAAACGCAAGTAACTGGACGAGTTGGAAAAGGATGATGGAAGAAAGGGGATTTTCAGTTGAGTATTAA
- a CDS encoding putative HNHc nuclease, with protein MFNEKYSAVIKKLDFQRLTVDINEELNIERLKTMYFDYDGDREIEFRFTDPRRFTAEQRRFIYALLGDIYAFTGEPIESLKDYFYHVYEALTGSKISLADASVNTMTDATLLADIILDFVFEWDIPFKKGYEILPANQEYFFYKSIVCRKCCICGKPADICHIDTVGMGNNRRKIDHTKHYFYAGCRIHHGEEHRIGTQNFLNKYQIIPTKLNEETIKRLGI; from the coding sequence ATGTTCAATGAAAAATATTCCGCAGTCATAAAAAAACTAGACTTTCAACGCTTGACGGTTGACATCAACGAGGAACTAAATATCGAACGCCTCAAAACGATGTACTTCGATTATGACGGCGATCGTGAGATTGAATTCCGGTTTACTGATCCGCGTCGATTCACAGCGGAACAACGCCGATTTATATACGCGTTGCTGGGCGATATCTATGCTTTTACCGGTGAACCTATTGAGAGTCTTAAAGACTATTTCTATCACGTCTACGAAGCTCTCACAGGCTCAAAAATCAGTTTAGCAGATGCCTCGGTAAACACGATGACCGATGCGACACTACTTGCTGATATCATTCTCGATTTTGTGTTCGAGTGGGATATTCCGTTTAAAAAAGGCTATGAGATCTTGCCAGCGAACCAGGAATACTTTTTCTACAAGTCGATTGTTTGCCGAAAATGTTGTATCTGCGGTAAGCCTGCGGATATTTGTCACATCGATACAGTAGGGATGGGGAATAATCGTCGGAAGATAGATCATACAAAACACTATTTTTATGCCGGATGTCGTATCCATCATGGCGAAGAACATCGAATCGGAACACAAAACTTTTTGAACAAATATCAGATTATCCCAACCAAACTGAACGAGGAGACAATCAAGCGGTTGGGGATTTAG
- a CDS encoding DUF1071 domain-containing protein, which produces MNQEEIFKSLFTLDVNGHTEKKKSGNTTLTYLSWAWAWSEVKRLYPEATYEILKFENNLPYVYDENTGYMVFTKVTIGKLTHEMWLPVMDGANKAMKNQPYTYQVKEYKNKQWTGNYIEKNVEAATMFDVNKTIMRCLVKNLAMFGLGLYIYAGEDLPEMPSATKEQIEELKALFEEAAALKNRAPKTFENQVLAYFQYGGKLEDVNETMYEQIKKYTESGIEQMKAAKENNEK; this is translated from the coding sequence ATTTTTAAAAGCTTATTCACACTTGATGTAAATGGACACACGGAAAAAAAGAAGTCTGGAAATACAACATTGACTTATCTTTCTTGGGCGTGGGCTTGGTCTGAGGTGAAACGTCTCTATCCCGAAGCAACCTACGAGATTTTGAAATTTGAAAACAATTTACCTTACGTTTATGACGAAAACACAGGGTATATGGTTTTTACCAAAGTGACGATCGGCAAGTTAACACACGAAATGTGGTTGCCTGTTATGGACGGTGCCAATAAAGCGATGAAAAATCAGCCTTACACCTATCAGGTTAAGGAATATAAAAATAAACAGTGGACTGGAAACTATATCGAAAAGAATGTTGAAGCGGCAACTATGTTTGACGTTAACAAGACGATCATGCGTTGTTTGGTAAAAAATCTAGCGATGTTTGGCTTAGGTCTATATATCTACGCCGGAGAAGACTTACCGGAAATGCCTTCTGCTACGAAAGAACAGATCGAAGAACTGAAAGCCTTGTTTGAAGAAGCAGCAGCTTTGAAAAATCGCGCGCCAAAAACGTTTGAAAATCAAGTCCTTGCATATTTTCAATACGGTGGGAAGTTAGAAGACGTCAACGAAACGATGTATGAACAAATCAAAAAGTATACAGAAAGCGGAATTGAACAGATGAAAGCCGCTAAAGAAAACAACGAGAAGTGA